One Heptranchias perlo isolate sHepPer1 chromosome 5, sHepPer1.hap1, whole genome shotgun sequence DNA window includes the following coding sequences:
- the cpsf3 gene encoding cleavage and polyadenylation specificity factor subunit 3: MSAKRKAENFVPAEESDQLLIRPLGAGQEVGRSCIIVEFKGRKIMLDCGIHPGLEGMDALPYIDLIDPAEIDLLLISHFHLDHCGALPWFLQKTSFKGRTFMTHATKAIYRWLLSDYVKVSNISADDMLYTESDLEESMDKIETINFHEVKEVAGIKFWCYHAGHVLGAAMFMIEIAGVKILYTGDFSRQEDRHLMAAEIPSVRPDILIIESTYGTHIHEKREEREARFCNTVHDIVNRGGRCLIPVFALGRAQELLLILDEYWQNHPELHDIPIYYASSLAKKCMAVYQTYVNAMNEKIRKQISINNPFVFKHISNLKSMDHFDDIGPSVVMASPGMMQSGLSRELFESWCTDKRNGVIIAGYCVEGTLAKHIMSEPEEVTTMSGQKLPLKMSVDYISFSAHTDYQQTSEFIRALKPPHVLLVHGEQNEMARLKAALIREYEDNDEVHIEVHNPRNTEAVTLYFRGEKLAKVMGSLADKKPDQGQKISGILVKRNFNYHILIPSDLSNYTDLAMSTVTQTQAIQYSGPFMLLAHHLQTLADDVEEIEVQEKPALRVFKAITVVQEPGMVVLEWVANPLNDMYADAVMTVILEVQSNPKAQKVVQQSTNKKVDKETYTRRLEIMLEDMFGQECVTKSKTGNTLSVTVDGKAANISLDTRMVVCEEGSVEDEPLREMVEMAVQRLYETIHPALS, encoded by the exons AGAGAGCGACCAGTTACTGATCCGCCCGCT AGGAGCTGGACAAGAGGTGGGAAGATCATGCATCATTGTGGAGTTCAAAGGAAGAAAAATCATG TTGGATTGTGGGATACATCCTGGACTGGAGGGAATGGATGCTCTTCCGTACATTGATTTGATTGACCCAGCAGAGATCGACCTTCTCCTTATAAGTCA TTTCCATTTAGATCACTGCGGTGCACTTCCATGGTTCCTGCAAAAGACTAGTTTTAAAGGCAGAACATTTATGACTCATGCTACAAAAGCTATATATCGCTGGCTATTGTCTGATTACGTCAAGGTCAG TAATATCTCAGCAGATGATATGCTGTACACAGAATCGGACCTAGAAGAAAGTATGGATAAGATTGAAACCATCAACTTTCATGAGGTGAAGGAAGTGGCGGGTATCAAATTCTGGTGTTACCACGCAGGCCACGTCCTGGGAGCAGCTATGTTCATGATTGAAATAGCTGGGGTGAAG ATTTTGTATACTGGAGATTTTTCACGACAGGAGGATAGACACTTAATGGcagctgagattcccagtgtcagACCTGATATTCTTATAATA GAATCCACATATGGTACTCACATCCATGAGAAACGCGAGGAGCGTGAAGCTCGATTCTGTAACACTGTACATGATATTGTAAACCGAGGGGGACGCTGCCTCATTCCTGTCTTTGCCCTAGGCCGTGCACAAGAGCTGCTACTGATTTTAG ATGAATATTGGCAGAATCATCCGGAACTGCATGATATCCCCATCTACTATGCCTCATCCCTGGCAAAAAAGTGTATGGCTGTATACCAAACCTACGTCAACGCCATGAATGAGAAAATTCGCAAACAAATCAGTATTAACAACCCTTTTGTCTTCAAACACATCAGCAACCTAAAG AGCATGGATCATTTTGATGACATTGGTCCAAGTGTGGTAATGGCCTCTCCTGGTATGATGCAGAGTGGTTTGTCCAGAGAGCTGTTTGAAAGCTGGTGCACTGATAAGCGGAATGGGGTCATTATTGCAGGTTACTGCGTTGAAGGCACACTTGCCAAG CACATTATGTCAGAGCCTGAGGAGGTAACTACCATGTCTGGACAGAAGTTACCACTGAAGATGTCAGTAGATTACATCTCATTCTCTGCACATACAGATTACCAACAGACCAGCGAATTTATCCGTGCACTGAAACCACCACATGTG TTGCTTGTCCATGGAGAACAGAATGAAATGGCCAGGCTGAAGGCAGCACTTATCCGAGAATATGAAGACAATGATGAGGTTCATATTGAGGTCCACAACCCACGCAACACTGAAGCTGTGACATTGTACTTTAGAGGTGAAAAACTGGCCAAG gTGATGGGCTCCTTGGCAGATAAAAAGCCCGATCAAGGTCAAAAGATCTCAGGAATACTTGTAAAAAGAAACTTCAACTATCACATACTTATTCCTTCTGACCTATCCA ATTATACTGACTTGGCAATGAGCACAGTGACACAGACCCAGGCCATTCAGTACTCGGGACCTTTCATGCTATTGGCACATCACCTCCAAACTCTTGCAG ATGATGTAGAAGAAATAGAAGTTCAGGAAAAGCCAGCACTGAGAGTCTTCAAAGCTATCACAGTGGTTCAGGAGCCGGGCATGGTTGTACTGGAG tggGTGGCGAATCCATTAAATGACATGTATGCAGATGCAGTGATGACGGTGATTCTGGAAGTGCAGTCAAACCCTAAAGCACAGAAAG TTGTGCAGCAAAGTACAAACAAAAAAGTTGACAAGGAAACTTACACAAGGAGGCTGGAGATTATGCTCGA GGATATGTTTGGACAGGAATGTGTGACCAAATCTAAAACTGGCAATACTCTCTCTGTAACAGTTGATGGCAAGGCAGCAAATATTTCTCTGGATACACGG ATGGTTGTGTGTGAAGAGGGCAGTGTGGAGGATGAACCTCTTCGAGAAATGGTAGAGATGGCAGTGCAAAGGCTGTATGAAACAATACACCCAGCACTCTCTTGA